From the genome of Apodemus sylvaticus chromosome 3, mApoSyl1.1, whole genome shotgun sequence, one region includes:
- the Dmrtb1 gene encoding doublesex- and mab-3-related transcription factor B1, with product MLRTPKCSRCRNHGYLVPVKGHAGKCRWKQCICDKCYLITERQKIMAAQKVLKAQAAEEQVAAVGTQGPQLPPRAPAAAAAAATASSSSICPLPRAASGGAGSGPAATCFLERPPQARSPGPSAFQLVPSGRPAPSTFHPGPGGPRGLHDRPPAWLPQLRPQAPRPELGCPDQHLPVRPVPRLPFADYGHPLRFKSDHVVGAAYPEREPFKQCPACVPVPPYQPFPLSEGQDSSSALGVPQQRGFRHVSCSPYHGSGLVSEPARDLQPTYCSPPPLPLPPPPPQPQQPHFLPPGYLSALHFLPPPPPPPSPPSFSLTILYESDKENTDDQDAEAPSEPSQHSPQEQSS from the exons ATGCTTCGCACCCCGAAGTGCTCTAGGTGCCGGAACCATGGCTATCTGGTACCAGTCAAGGGCCACGCGGGCAAATGCCGCTGGAAGCAGTGCATCTGTGACAAGTGCTACCTGATCACCGAGCGCCAGAAGATCATGGCTGCCCAGAAGGTGCTCAAGGCCCAAGCTGCGGAGGAGCAGGTGGCGGCCGTGGGCACGCAGGGTCCCCAGCTGCCTCCCAGGGCTCCAGCCGCAGCGGCTGCAGCGGCCACCGCCTCGAGCTCCAGCATTTGCCCACTGCCTAGGGCGGCTTCCGGGGGCGCCGGATCCGGCCCCGCGGCCACCTGCTTCCTCGAGAGGCCCCCGCAGGCCCGGAGCCCAGGCCCGAGCGCCTTCCAGCTGGTTCCAAGTGGCCGCCCGGCACCCAGCACCTTCCATCCCGGACCAGGGGGCCCCAGGGGACTGCACGACCGTCCCCCCGCGTGGCTGCCCCAGCTCAGGCCCCAGGCGCCCAGGCCCGAGCTTGGCTGCCCTGATCAGCACCTGCCTGTGCGGCCCGTGCCCCGACTGCCGTTCGCCGACTACG GGCATCCTCTGAGATTCAAGTCTGACCATGTGGTAGGAGCTGCGTACCCTGAGAGAGAGCCATTCAAGCAGTGCCCTGCCTGCGTCCCCGTGCCACCCTACCAGCCCTTCCCACTTTCGGAAGGCCAGGATTCATCCTCTGCTCTGGGGGTCCCTCAACAAAGAGGCTTCCGGCATGTCTCCTGCAGCCCCTACCATGGAAGCGGCTTG GTGTCAGAACCAGCCAGAGACCTGCAACCAACCTACTGCTCACCGCCGCCACTGCCACTACCGCCTCCTCCACCCCAGCCTCAGCAGCCCCACTTCCTCCCGCCAGGCTACCTGTCTGCTCTCCACTtcctgccaccgccgccgccaccaccatctccaccatCTTTCTCGCTGACCATCCTGTATGAATCAGACAAGGAGAATACCG ATGACCAGGATGCAGAGGCGCCCAGTGAGCCCAGCCAGCACTCTCCCCAAGAGCAGTCCAGCTAG